The Nevskiales bacterium genome includes the window CGGCCGCGGCGGCGGCAGCGCCACCGCCAGCTACGACGACGAGCCGGCGGTGCGGCCCGCGGCGGCGCGCGCCAAGGCCAAACCGGCGATGGACGCCGGCAACGACAGCCTGGACGACGATATTCCGTTCTGATCATGCGCGGCGCTCAGGTATAAGGCCGCTCCCCAACCCGACAGACCCCGATCACCATGAAAGCCATCGTCTGCAAGGAATTCGGCCCGCCCGAGAAACTGGTCTACGAAGACTTCCCGCTGCCGGCCCTGGGCAAGGCGGCCGTGCGCGTGGCGGTGAAGGCGGTCGGGGTCAACTTCCCCGACACGCTCATCATCCAGGGCAAGTACCAGTTCCGGGCCGAGCCACCCTTCGTGCCTGGCGGCGAGTTCGCCGGCGAGATCGTCGAGATCGGCGAGAGCATCCAGCACCTGAAGCCGGGCGACCCTGTGGCCGGCGTCATTCTAAACGGCGCTTATGCCGAGCAGGTGGTGGCGCCGGCGAGCGCACTGCTGCCCCTGCCCAAGGGCATGGACTTCACCGCCGCCGCCGGTTTCCCGATGATCTACGGCACGTCCTATCACGCGCTCAAGCAGCGCGCGGACCTCAAATCCGGCGAGACCCTGCTGGTGCTGGGCGCGGCAGGCGGCGTCGGCCTGGCGGCGGTGCAGCTGGGCAAGATCATGGGTGCACGCGTGATCGCGGCCGCCGGTACGGACGAGAAACTGGCGATCTGCAAGGCCAACGGCGCGGATGAATTGATCAATTATTCGACCGGCAGCCTCAAGGATCAGGTCAAGAAGCTGACCGGCGGCAAGGGCGCGGACGTGATCTACGACCCGGTCGGCGGCGAACTGTTCGACCAGTGCCTGTCCTGCATCAACTGGAACGGCCGCATCCTGGTGGTCGGCTTTGCCGGCGGCAGCATCCCGAACCTCGCCATCAACCGGGTGCTGCTCAAGGGCTGTGCCGTGGTCGGCGTGTTCTGGGGCCAGTTCGTGATGAAGGAGCCGCAGGTCAACATGGCCAATTTTCACCAGCTTTTTCAATGGTATAGGGAGGGCCGTCTGCGGCCGCCGGTATCCCGGACCTATCCGCTCTCGGCGGCGGCGCAGGCGATGCGGGATCTGCTCACGCGCACGGCCACCGGCAAGCTGGTGCTGCTGCCCTGAGCCGGCCCGTGCCGGGTGTCAGGCTACAATTAAGCCCATGAAACCCAAGGTTTACATCCAGACCTGGGGCTGCCAGATGAACGAGTACGACTCGGCCAAGATGGCCGACGTGCTGGGGCAGGCCCAGGGGGCGGAGCGCGTCCAGAGCCCCGAGGAGGCGGACATCCTGCTCTTGAACACCTGCTCGGTGCGCGAGAAGGCGCAGGAGAAGCTGTTCTCGCAGCTGGGCCGCTGGCGGCCGCTCAAGGCCGTGCGACCGGAACTGGTGATCGGCGTGGGCGGCTGCGTGGCCAGCCAGGAAGGCGAGCAGATCCTGCGGCGCGCGCCCTTCGTGGACGTGGTGTTCGGCCCGCAGACCCTGCACCGGCTGCCGGAGCTGGTCGAGCAGGCGCGCCGCGCCGGGCGGCCGGCGGTGGACGTGTCCTTCCCGGAGATCGAGAAGTTCGACCACCTGCCGCCGCCGCGCACGGAAGGCCCGACCGCCTATGTCTCGGTCATGGAAGGCTGCAGCAAGTACTGCACGTTCTGCGTGGTGCCCTATACCCGCGGCGAGGAGGTCAGCCGGCCGCTGGACGCCGTGCTGGCCGAGGTGGCGCAGCTGGCAGAGCAGGGCGTGCGCGAGGTCACGCTGCTGGGCCAGAACGTCAACGCCTACCGCGGCCGCATGGAGGACGGCGACGAGGCCGACCTGGCGCTGCTGATCGAGCTGATCGCCGGCATCGAAGGCATCGCGCGCATCCGCTACACCACCTCGCACCCGGCCGAGTTCTCGGACCGGCTGATCGAGGTCTACGGCCGCGTGCCCCAGCTGGTCAGCCACCTGCACCTGCCGGTGCAGTCGGGTTCGGACCGCATCCTCGGCATGATGAAGCGCGGCTACACGCGCGCGCAGTACGCCGACAAGGTGCGCCGCCTGCGTGAGCTGCGCCCGGATATTTCGCTGTCCTCGGATTTCATCGTCGGTTTCCCGACCGAAACCGAGGCCGACTTCCAGGCCACGCTGGAACTGGTCGCAGATATCGGCTTCGACCATTCCTACAGCTTCATCTACAGCAAGCGCCCGGGCACGCCGGCGGCGCTGCTGGTCGACAACGTGCCGCAGGCCGAGAAGGAAGCGCGCCTGCAGCGCCTGCAGGCGCGCATCACCGCCCAGGCCCAGGCTTACAGCCGCGCCATGGTTGGAAGCCGCCAGCGCGTGCTGGTCGAGCGCCGCTCGGCCAAGAGCGCACGCCAGCTGGCGGGGCGCACCGAGAACAACCGCTGGGTCAACTTCGACGGCGACGAACGGCTGATCGGCCAGCTGGTGGACATCGAGATTACCGAGGCGCTGCCCAACTCCCTGCGCGGCCGCGTGTTGACGCGCGAGCTGCCGCTGGCCGTCTGAACCACCGCGATCACGCCCTTGTCGAGCACCACGGTCGAACTGGTTCTGGAGCCGATGGACAACCCGCGGCTGGCCAACCTCTGCGGCCCGCTGGACGAGCATCTGCGCCAGCTCGAGCGCGGGCTCGGCGTGGAGATCCACAACCGCGGCAACCATTTCCAGATCAAGGGCCCGCACGAGGCCACCGTCGCCGCGCGCGAGCTGCTGGATGCGCTGTACCGGGAAACCGCAAGCGAGGCCCTGACCCGTGAGCGCGTGCACCTGGGGCTGCTGGAATACGGCTATAGCGAGCACAGCGAGGCGGCGCCGGCGGCGGCCGACGCGATCCAGATCC containing:
- a CDS encoding NADPH:quinone oxidoreductase family protein, with amino-acid sequence MKAIVCKEFGPPEKLVYEDFPLPALGKAAVRVAVKAVGVNFPDTLIIQGKYQFRAEPPFVPGGEFAGEIVEIGESIQHLKPGDPVAGVILNGAYAEQVVAPASALLPLPKGMDFTAAAGFPMIYGTSYHALKQRADLKSGETLLVLGAAGGVGLAAVQLGKIMGARVIAAAGTDEKLAICKANGADELINYSTGSLKDQVKKLTGGKGADVIYDPVGGELFDQCLSCINWNGRILVVGFAGGSIPNLAINRVLLKGCAVVGVFWGQFVMKEPQVNMANFHQLFQWYREGRLRPPVSRTYPLSAAAQAMRDLLTRTATGKLVLLP
- the miaB gene encoding tRNA (N6-isopentenyl adenosine(37)-C2)-methylthiotransferase MiaB — protein: MKPKVYIQTWGCQMNEYDSAKMADVLGQAQGAERVQSPEEADILLLNTCSVREKAQEKLFSQLGRWRPLKAVRPELVIGVGGCVASQEGEQILRRAPFVDVVFGPQTLHRLPELVEQARRAGRPAVDVSFPEIEKFDHLPPPRTEGPTAYVSVMEGCSKYCTFCVVPYTRGEEVSRPLDAVLAEVAQLAEQGVREVTLLGQNVNAYRGRMEDGDEADLALLIELIAGIEGIARIRYTTSHPAEFSDRLIEVYGRVPQLVSHLHLPVQSGSDRILGMMKRGYTRAQYADKVRRLRELRPDISLSSDFIVGFPTETEADFQATLELVADIGFDHSYSFIYSKRPGTPAALLVDNVPQAEKEARLQRLQARITAQAQAYSRAMVGSRQRVLVERRSAKSARQLAGRTENNRWVNFDGDERLIGQLVDIEITEALPNSLRGRVLTRELPLAV